DNA from Variovorax sp. V213:
CAGATCGCGCCCGACTTCGAACGGCCCGACGGCACGCTCGAGCGGGTGTGCGGCGCCATCGACGAGGCCGCTGCCAAGGGCGCGCAGCTGGCGGTCTTCCCCGAGACCTTCGTGCCCTACTACCCCTACTTCAGCTTCGTTCTGCCGCCGGTGCTGCAGGGTGCGCCGCACCTGAAGCTGGCCGAGCGTGCGGTGGTCGTGCCGGGGCCGGTCACGCAGGCCGTGGCCGAGCGCGCGCGTGCGCGCGGCATGGTCGTCGTGCTGGGCGTGAACGAGCGCGACCACGGCAGTCTCTACAACACGCAGCTGGTGTTCGACGCCGACGGCACGCTGGTGCTCAAGCGCCGCAAGATCACGCCCACCTACCACGAGCGCATGGTGTGGGGCCAGGGCGACGGCGCCGGCCTCAAGGTGGTCGACACCGCCATCGGCCGCGTCGGCGCGCTGGCCTGCTGGGAGCACTACAACCCGCTGGCGCGCTACAGCCTGATGGCGCAGCACGAAGAGATTCACTGCGCGCAGTTTCCAGGCTCGCTGGTGGGCCCGATCTTCGCGGAACAGATGGAAGTGACCATCCGGCACCACGCGCTCGAGTCGGGCTGCTTCGTGGTCAATGCCACCGGCTGGCTCAGCGACGAGCAGATCCGCAGCGTGACGCCCGACACCAACCTGCAGAAGGCGCTGCGCGGCGGCTGCCACACCGCCATCGTCTCGCCCGAAGGCAGGCACCTCGCGCCGCCGCTCACCGAAGGCGAAGGCATGGTGATCGCCGACCTCGACATGGCGCTGATCGCCAAGCGCAAGCGAATGATGGATTCGGTCGGCCACTACGCGCGGCCCGAGCTGCTGTCGCTCGCCATCAACGACCGGCCGGCGCAGACCACCGCGCCGATGCACGCCACCCATTTCTCCACCCCCACCGTTGCACGGAGCCCCGACCATGACCCTCGCCACGACGACCCCGCCGGACAGCCGGCAGCTGATGACCGAGCTCCAGTCCTTCGGGTTGCGGCTGGTTGATCCTTCAGCCGGTGTATCGAGCCGCCGCGGCGGTGCAGGCCCTTCGGACCACAAGGCCGTGACGGTGGACGGCCACACGATCATGGTGCCGGTCCACACCTCCAGCGCCTGGCACTCGCCCTTCACCGCCGAGGCGCCTGATGCAGAGGGCGTGAGCCGCGTGATGCGGGGCAGCATTCCCATTGCGAGCATCAGCTTTCCGAAGCAGCCGCGCTTCTATGCGATGCAGACCTTCGATGGCGTGCCGTACTCGCACATCGCCACGCTGCACGGCAGCGACGTACTGGCCACCACCGTGCTGCAGACTTGCATCCGCT
Protein-coding regions in this window:
- a CDS encoding Nit6803 family nitrilase — its product is MSSSSRIVRAAAIQIAPDFERPDGTLERVCGAIDEAAAKGAQLAVFPETFVPYYPYFSFVLPPVLQGAPHLKLAERAVVVPGPVTQAVAERARARGMVVVLGVNERDHGSLYNTQLVFDADGTLVLKRRKITPTYHERMVWGQGDGAGLKVVDTAIGRVGALACWEHYNPLARYSLMAQHEEIHCAQFPGSLVGPIFAEQMEVTIRHHALESGCFVVNATGWLSDEQIRSVTPDTNLQKALRGGCHTAIVSPEGRHLAPPLTEGEGMVIADLDMALIAKRKRMMDSVGHYARPELLSLAINDRPAQTTAPMHATHFSTPTVARSPDHDPRHDDPAGQPAADDRAPVLRVAAG